A single window of Vibrio sp. SCSIO 43137 DNA harbors:
- a CDS encoding disulfide bond formation protein B: protein MFNFEISENKFYNIVAIATLILGFGIFTATFYEQVYLGDMPCASCLITRQLILLVMLVSCLVIRYGPKPQFVGFVLVIAAIDIYMSIRHSSFHWFVFEGTEGRFMGVHMYFWGYLLQTAVVLVVGLLMCMLPKVFDFVKSVPETGRVLNNLQKITFYTVLFLIVSNLILSFALVGPPPLKAPYPPVYWSWLENGWNW, encoded by the coding sequence ATGTTTAATTTTGAAATTAGTGAAAATAAATTTTATAACATAGTTGCGATTGCCACACTTATTCTTGGCTTTGGCATATTTACAGCGACATTTTATGAGCAGGTTTATCTGGGAGATATGCCGTGTGCCAGTTGCTTAATTACACGACAGCTAATTCTTTTGGTTATGCTCGTTTCTTGTCTTGTAATCAGATATGGACCTAAACCTCAGTTTGTCGGCTTTGTTTTAGTCATCGCAGCGATTGATATCTATATGAGTATCCGTCACTCTAGTTTCCACTGGTTCGTATTTGAAGGAACCGAAGGCCGCTTTATGGGAGTACATATGTATTTCTGGGGCTACCTGCTACAAACGGCTGTAGTACTGGTTGTTGGCCTTCTGATGTGTATGCTGCCTAAAGTATTTGATTTTGTGAAATCAGTACCTGAAACAGGTCGCGTGCTGAATAACCTGCAAAAGATTACTTTCTACACAGTACTGTTCCTGATTGTAAGTAACTTAATCTTGTCATTCGCTTTAGTTGGTCCTCCGCCGCTAAAAGCACCATATCCGCCAGTATACTGGAGCTGGTTAGAAAACGGTTGGAACTGGTAA
- a CDS encoding alkaline phosphatase: MNIKPLVLATSMALLGSQAVIAAPDFDKIKADPVKPKNVIVLIGDGMGVGQIEIARHMEYGKAGTLFLESLPNVALVRTYSANKQVTDSAAAGTALATAVKTNNAAIGVDQDGNEVDSILDDFQKKGRKVGVISTNTVTDATPAAFTASVANRYQGQPEAARQMLKNRYDVLLGGGWKYFGPKKQDGVDLLPKYEEAGYTIVKDKDQLAAAKGADKLLGLFHKSYMNYKQDRDDVGSQEPSLELMTEMAIDTLKKDKDGFFLMVEGARIDHAAHAADVTGVWKEMMEFDRTVEQTWNWAKDRKDTLVVVLADHETMGLSVTEPMDIPALKKISVSPEYMAGKLVKAEDGKSFTIDSIKSVFKEYAGFEVTDAQAEELNKNSLSSKGKLKYQYKIGWEIGSMIAEHYQAGAIDRAVRANSSTGGHSSNMVPLFAAGPGSQYFEGVLNNTDVPKLIRTLTSK; this comes from the coding sequence ATGAATATTAAACCTCTCGTATTAGCTACATCAATGGCATTACTTGGCTCACAAGCTGTTATCGCCGCGCCTGATTTCGATAAAATAAAAGCAGACCCTGTTAAACCAAAGAATGTCATAGTACTTATTGGTGACGGCATGGGCGTAGGACAGATAGAAATCGCCCGCCATATGGAGTACGGAAAAGCCGGAACCCTCTTTCTTGAGTCGTTACCAAATGTTGCATTAGTCAGAACATATTCGGCAAACAAACAGGTAACAGATTCAGCGGCTGCAGGAACAGCACTTGCCACCGCAGTGAAAACCAACAATGCAGCAATTGGTGTTGATCAAGATGGCAATGAAGTTGACTCTATACTGGATGATTTCCAGAAGAAAGGTCGCAAAGTCGGTGTGATCTCCACAAACACAGTAACGGATGCTACTCCTGCCGCTTTTACTGCAAGTGTTGCCAATCGCTATCAGGGACAGCCTGAAGCGGCACGTCAGATGCTTAAGAACAGATATGATGTTTTGCTGGGAGGCGGCTGGAAATATTTTGGTCCTAAAAAGCAAGATGGTGTTGATTTGTTACCTAAGTATGAAGAGGCAGGCTATACGATTGTAAAAGATAAAGATCAACTCGCTGCTGCAAAAGGGGCTGATAAACTTTTAGGCCTGTTTCACAAGTCATATATGAATTATAAGCAAGATCGTGACGATGTAGGCAGTCAGGAGCCAAGTCTTGAGCTGATGACTGAGATGGCAATTGATACCCTTAAAAAGGATAAAGATGGTTTCTTCCTTATGGTTGAAGGTGCTCGTATAGACCATGCTGCTCATGCTGCCGACGTTACTGGTGTCTGGAAAGAGATGATGGAGTTTGACCGTACTGTTGAACAGACCTGGAACTGGGCAAAAGATCGTAAAGATACTTTGGTTGTGGTTCTGGCAGACCATGAAACCATGGGCTTGTCAGTAACAGAACCAATGGATATTCCTGCATTGAAGAAGATCTCTGTCTCTCCTGAGTATATGGCGGGTAAACTGGTAAAAGCAGAAGATGGTAAGAGCTTTACTATTGATTCTATTAAGTCTGTCTTTAAGGAATATGCCGGCTTTGAAGTGACAGATGCTCAGGCGGAAGAGCTGAACAAGAATTCACTGTCATCTAAAGGCAAGCTTAAGTATCAATATAAGATTGGCTGGGAAATTGGTTCAATGATTGCTGAGCACTATCAGGCTGGCGCAATTGATCGTGCGGTACGCGCGAACTCAAGTACCGGTGGCCATTCAAGTAATATGGTACCGCTTTTTGCTGCAGGCCCGGGCTCACAATATTTTGAGGGCGTGCTAAACAATACGGATGTACCAAAACTTATCCGTACACTAACATCTAAATAA
- a CDS encoding methyl-accepting chemotaxis protein → MNVISGFKGRIIAVVTLLLVVALTISTYLSYRQISETIQKNVDDYSMLKIDSTSDTIQAWIHNIKNAVVLNAPDFSATHSDDEIILMVNQIAHSSAASGIVVGFEDGRSYGDKSGKRDLAKYDPRVRGWYKQAKQKREPVITDIYKGASSGKLMVSVAAPFYNAGNLKGVLLADIELGLLAEMVKEPPFPGAMMGLYDDSSLTIASNGEVDVPGETKLSDFSDLDVLTKALLTEERGQTEYVLGGVEKIAFYRTIQLDNDVSWHLLVGVNKSIAYAKVSEALETALLTASALLVVLLTILIVILNVAYRPILALKATIVDLSQGNGDLTRRLEVNSQDDLGQIAQAVNTFIGNLQNMMLEVSRSTQQISADIEVLKSQTESNDTVLASHAMETSQVVTAINEMSSTADSVAQSASQTAEFTRITSDEAVESKSVVNGAVSSVADLINEVEVMAENIQTMNEDSQKIGSVLTVIGEIADQTNLLALNAAIEAARAGEQGRGFAVVADEVRALAARTQQSTSEINTMLANLNEGTRVVVKAMDDTKARCQQTAETTENVNQSLDLMANSVVKINDLGLEIATAAEQQSSVTEEVNRNMVAIQSMVDELTGNSSQTMDSTRNLATSNQQLSDIVKQFKLQ, encoded by the coding sequence ATGAATGTCATATCGGGCTTTAAGGGCAGGATTATAGCCGTTGTAACTCTGTTACTGGTTGTGGCTCTGACTATTTCTACCTATCTTTCTTACCGGCAGATTTCTGAAACTATTCAGAAGAACGTCGATGATTACTCCATGTTAAAAATTGATAGTACTTCAGATACGATTCAGGCATGGATTCATAACATTAAAAATGCGGTTGTATTAAATGCGCCGGACTTTTCTGCTACGCATAGTGATGATGAAATAATTCTGATGGTTAATCAGATAGCTCACTCTTCTGCAGCTTCAGGCATCGTAGTTGGCTTCGAAGATGGTCGTTCTTACGGGGATAAAAGTGGTAAACGTGATTTAGCAAAGTACGATCCAAGAGTTCGTGGCTGGTATAAGCAGGCGAAACAGAAACGTGAGCCTGTCATTACAGATATCTATAAAGGGGCGTCAAGCGGCAAACTGATGGTGAGTGTTGCGGCTCCTTTTTATAATGCCGGAAACCTTAAAGGTGTATTACTGGCAGACATTGAGCTGGGTTTGCTGGCTGAAATGGTAAAAGAGCCACCGTTCCCGGGGGCTATGATGGGCTTGTATGATGACTCTAGTCTGACCATCGCTTCCAACGGAGAGGTTGATGTGCCGGGCGAAACTAAATTGTCAGACTTCTCAGATCTTGATGTACTCACTAAGGCTCTACTGACTGAAGAGCGCGGTCAGACCGAGTATGTACTGGGTGGTGTGGAAAAAATCGCCTTTTACCGCACTATACAGTTAGATAACGATGTAAGCTGGCACCTTTTGGTAGGCGTAAATAAATCCATCGCCTATGCCAAAGTAAGTGAAGCTCTGGAAACGGCTTTGTTGACCGCCTCAGCGTTGTTGGTGGTATTGTTGACCATTCTTATTGTGATACTCAATGTTGCTTATCGTCCGATACTGGCACTGAAAGCAACCATTGTTGATCTCTCTCAGGGGAATGGTGATCTTACCCGCAGACTGGAAGTGAATAGTCAGGACGATTTAGGGCAGATTGCACAGGCAGTAAATACCTTTATTGGTAATCTGCAAAACATGATGTTAGAAGTGTCTCGTTCCACACAGCAGATCTCTGCAGATATCGAGGTACTAAAATCTCAGACAGAGAGCAACGATACTGTATTAGCATCTCATGCAATGGAAACCAGTCAGGTTGTAACAGCAATTAATGAGATGAGCTCGACTGCAGACAGTGTTGCGCAGAGTGCTTCGCAAACCGCAGAGTTTACCCGTATCACTAGTGATGAAGCTGTTGAGTCAAAATCGGTTGTGAATGGCGCCGTGAGCAGCGTTGCTGATTTGATCAATGAAGTTGAAGTTATGGCTGAGAATATTCAGACCATGAATGAAGACTCACAGAAGATCGGCTCTGTTCTTACCGTGATTGGCGAAATTGCTGATCAGACTAACCTGTTGGCTCTGAATGCGGCTATCGAAGCTGCCCGTGCTGGTGAGCAGGGCAGAGGCTTTGCTGTTGTGGCGGATGAAGTAAGGGCGCTGGCGGCAAGAACTCAGCAGAGTACTTCTGAAATCAACACCATGCTGGCCAATCTTAATGAAGGAACCAGAGTGGTTGTTAAGGCGATGGATGATACTAAAGCCCGTTGTCAGCAAACGGCAGAGACCACAGAAAACGTCAATCAGAGTCTGGATCTAATGGCGAACTCTGTCGTGAAGATTAATGACTTAGGGCTGGAGATTGCTACTGCAGCAGAGCAGCAGAGTTCGGTTACTGAAGAAGTTAACCGCAATATGGTTGCTATTCAGAGCATGGTGGATGAGCTGACAGGTAATAGTAGTCAGACAATGGATAGCACCAGAAATCTGGCCACAAGTAATCAACAGCTATCTGATATTGTTAAGCAGTTTAAGTTGCAATAA
- a CDS encoding sensor histidine kinase produces MSPFSYNTQSLSGRLTFLFVAIAIATSFLVYLVFMQTLDWSEDRVGERRIVLYKEAAVARFQSGETGQFKLDEITTAYNDLSQLPPEYQNAVQGKKYLVAEVGTHPEAQMVYLDQYTDPRTQQSQPFVVLMEFGILELNQDDILYGASVILGLLLTLLLIFKKLLNMLSQRLIDPLNSIEKQLSHHIQGADEPFSIAAGSAEEFQHLVIELNRYRDENKRLLQREQAFARYASHELRTPLTVIQGSNNLLSLKVKDSFVQKQSGRIDEATQQMKTMVDALLSIVRYENSRSDIAQRALTEQEIREIAESNLSHYPDKNLSLVIHSSGSPLIYATQAVIRILVGNLIRNAIEATQDSDIEISLSKHALTIKDKGAGLEHYKPDGHGLGLAIVEELCRKYQWQFQLTNNDKDVGCVAEVRFCSTKK; encoded by the coding sequence ATGTCCCCCTTCTCCTACAACACCCAAAGCCTGTCAGGACGACTCACTTTTCTATTTGTCGCTATCGCTATAGCAACTTCATTTCTTGTTTATCTTGTGTTTATGCAGACACTTGACTGGTCTGAAGACAGAGTCGGTGAGCGTAGGATCGTACTGTACAAAGAAGCGGCCGTTGCCCGCTTTCAGTCGGGAGAAACAGGTCAGTTTAAGTTAGATGAAATCACAACAGCATATAACGATCTCAGCCAGCTCCCGCCGGAATATCAGAATGCAGTTCAGGGGAAAAAATACTTGGTTGCAGAAGTCGGCACTCATCCTGAAGCACAAATGGTTTATCTGGATCAATACACCGATCCCCGAACACAACAAAGCCAGCCATTTGTTGTCCTGATGGAGTTTGGCATTCTTGAGTTAAATCAAGATGATATTCTGTATGGCGCCTCTGTAATTCTTGGTTTGCTGCTCACTCTACTGCTTATCTTTAAAAAACTACTGAACATGCTTTCCCAAAGGCTTATCGATCCATTAAACAGTATCGAGAAGCAACTCAGCCATCATATCCAGGGTGCAGACGAGCCCTTCAGCATTGCAGCAGGCTCAGCAGAAGAGTTTCAACACTTAGTGATAGAACTTAATAGGTACAGGGACGAGAACAAAAGGTTATTACAGAGAGAACAAGCTTTTGCCCGTTATGCCAGCCATGAGCTCAGAACGCCGCTTACTGTGATACAAGGTTCTAATAACCTGCTTAGTCTTAAAGTAAAAGATAGTTTTGTTCAGAAACAGTCCGGCAGGATTGATGAAGCAACACAGCAGATGAAAACCATGGTGGATGCGCTCCTCTCAATAGTACGCTATGAAAATAGCCGGTCGGATATTGCTCAAAGAGCGCTTACCGAGCAGGAAATAAGAGAGATAGCCGAGAGCAATTTAAGCCACTACCCTGACAAAAATTTATCCCTTGTTATCCACTCCTCCGGCTCTCCACTGATATACGCAACTCAGGCGGTAATCCGTATACTTGTCGGCAACCTTATCCGTAATGCGATTGAAGCAACGCAGGACTCAGACATTGAAATCAGCCTAAGTAAGCATGCACTTACTATCAAAGATAAGGGTGCAGGTCTGGAACATTATAAACCGGACGGGCACGGCTTAGGTCTGGCGATTGTCGAAGAGCTCTGCCGCAAATACCAATGGCAGTTTCAGTTAACAAACAACGACAAAGATGTCGGTTGCGTAGCCGAAGTAAGGTTTTGTTCTACGAAGAAGTAA